The genomic segment GGCTCAAGTAAATACAATGGAAATAATAACGCCCACGACCGTCTCACCTGgtatatgtttgtatttttatgtatggtTATATAGATGTTAtagatatattgtatagatatataacaacttataatatatgcatttatttattaaatctgtCATGAATATATAATCTTACATTACATAcaggtaaaatgtattttgtaaaaaataaaatagaaaataataacaaaaaaaatttttaattatacaaataaatcatTCAGAGTCTAAATCAGAACCACTGGTATCACCTGTTCCTATTGTTAAGATGTGTTGTTCTCCTTCAGGTTCTTCATCCAATATTTCATCTGTGATGAAGTCGATTTTCCAAAATTTATCTTCTTCCTTTATGACGTGTTTAACAAAATTGGCCCACATTTCTGGTGTTACGTGTTCTACACCTTGTTTTAACAATTCTTGTAcgtcttttattttaaatgtattgttaagcGACCGGACATAATGTTTAACGGATGACCACGCGAGCTCTATTGGGTTCAGCTCGCAGTGGTATGGAGGCAATCTTAAAACGATTTTGTCATTTTCTTTCGCGTACTCGTCGATTACATATTTTTCGTGTtccgatttgattttttttactttttctaaCAATACCGCCTTTACTATTGGTTGTATAACGACCTCGCCTTTACTTTCTAGCCAGTCTATAATTTCCTGTTTTTTCCACGACCTCACTGGAGTTGGATCTTTTCTTACAGAATGGTATGATGCATTGTCCATTACAATGACTGCCTTATCTTTAAGTAACGGTATAATTTTAACGAACCATTCAAAAAATGTAGTACCATTCATTTCATCATGGTAGTCGGATGAGTTTGTTTTCGATTCGAAGCACAAAAGGCCCCCTGGGACAAAGCCGTCAGATGATCCAATGTGTAAAACGATGAGTCGCTTACCTTTGCCCGAGGGGTCCTTTTGTCCTGTTGTGAGGCCTCTCTTGAATGCGTCCCGTCGTGAAGTGACTGAACTGTCTACCCATGTTCTACTATGTGTTTCTCCCGCGTTGACCCACGTCTCGTCTAAGTAATATATTTGTCTGCCCTCTGCTCTATATTGCTTTAtgttgctcaaataattttGCCGCCAAGTCACAAGGTCATCTCTTTCGAGAAGCGCGCTATTACGACATTTTTTGACGAACACAAATTGcaattgtttcaatattttatgaaatgatTAACGTTTTAGATCTGGTAGTGTCTCATCTTCATTTATGGCAGTCAACATCTTTGCAATT from the Acyrthosiphon pisum isolate AL4f chromosome X, pea_aphid_22Mar2018_4r6ur, whole genome shotgun sequence genome contains:
- the LOC103308545 gene encoding uncharacterized protein LOC103308545 — translated: MNGTTFFEWFVKIIPLLKDKAVIVMDNASYHSVRKDPTPVRSWKKQEIIDWLESKGEVVIQPIVKAVLLEKVKKIKSEHEKYVIDEYAKENDKIVLRLPPYHCELNPIELAWSSVKHYVRSLNNTFKIKDVQELLKQGVEHVTPEMWANFVKHVIKEEDKFWKIDFITDEILDEEPEGEQHILTIGTGDTSGSDLDSE